In the genome of Bacillus sp. SM2101, the window TATTGAAATAGTTGCTTATAAAGTGTTTCACCACCGAAAATAAATACTTCCTCGTTGTTAGCTTGTTCTTCAATACGAAAGATGTCATCGATTGTATGAATCAGTTGAACGCCTTCTATTTCAATATTTTGATCTCTCGTTAAAACCACATTTTTTCTATCTGGTAACGGTCTTCCTATCGAATCAAATGTTTTTCTCCCCATAACTACAGTGTGACCCATCGTTATGCGTTTAACGTGTGCTAAATCATTAGGTAGATGCCATGGAATGCTGTTGTTTTTTCCAATCGTACGGTTTTTATCAAATGCAACAATGATTGATAACATCTATTTTCCTCATTTCATTAATGATAAGCTGCGTATATATTTCGCCGTTAAGGGGGCATTTTCCGCAAGAAGTTCTCTCGTTTCGTTACTTGTATAGTACATAGCAAAAGCTTCTGCAAAAAATTCCTCTGGATAATCATTAAAATATGGTTGATTTGGAAAGATGGTCGACACTTCAGTATTCCAAGCTGCCAAAAACTCCATACTATGTCTAATGTTATCAAAAACAATCGCATCAATCGAATGCGCTAACTCGTGCAATTCAAGGTTGTGAGAACCGTGACCTTGCCCTTTTTCACTATGTCCTATTTTTACAAGGACGACGTAGTTTCCTCCCATTCCAGGAACACTATCCCACTTCATGTCAGTATCCACATAACCTCTCGGTCTTACACCTGCTAAGTGGTTAGCAAATGGTTCATTAATGATAGAACCATTAAACAATTTTACATATACTTTGTTATTAACTAATTTCTGCATTATTGCAGAATCAATTCGGTTAAGCGATTGTATTATATTAAGAACTGATCGTTCGTCAAATTCCTCATTTGGAAGTAGTAGCATCTCTTTAATATATTCATAGTTTGATAGTTGTTGAACAACTGTCATTTCATTTATTGGATGATAGTTTTTTAGAAGTACCCCATATTGATTAGCAGAGGAAGGGATCGTAAGGAAAGGGACAAATATACATAATAATAGCGTCATTTTTTTCATCACATTCAATGTGTGCCTCCCCCCAACTTGGAAATCTAGTGTAATATATATGTAATATTAGTGTAACATATATCTCACAGTGGAGGGTGTGCTCAAACTCTATTAAATTATGGAAAAGAGAAGGTGAAACTTTTTATAAAAAAATAGCCAACCTAATAATTAGGTTGGCTATTTTGGTTTATGCAGTTTTAGCATTACTTGCTTCATGCTTTTCTTCTGATTTAGCGATAAACTTCGCACATGCAGCGTCACCAGTAATATTAACTGCTGTTCTTGTCATATCAAGTAACCTATCAACACCAAGAACGAGTGCAATTGCCTCTAAGCTTAATCCAACTGATGTTAGTACCATCGTTAACATAATGATTCCCACACCAGGAACACCTGCAGTTCCGATACTAGCTAATGTAGCTGTTAATACGATAGTAGCTAGATCGGCCATTGAAAGATCTACACCGTATAGCTGAGCAATAAATACTGTAGCAACCCCTTGCATGATCGCTGTGCCGTCCATATTGATTGTAGCACCTAATGGCTGAACGAAACCACTAATACTCTTAGGTATTTTTAAATTCTTTTGAGCTGTCTCCATTGATACTGGTAAAGTAGCTGAACTACTTGATGTACTAAAAGCGACAGCAATTGCTGGTAAGAAGTTTTTAATGAAAGTAATCGGATTCATTTTACCAAGGACTAATATAACTGAACCATATGTTATTGACAAATGTATGAATAAAGCTAAAAGTACAGCAAAGAAATATTTACCCATTGCAGCAATCGCATCAAATCCTTGTCCACCTATCGCAACTGCTATAAGTGCGAATGCACCGATAGGAGCTAGCTTCATAACAACATCTACCAAGAACATTAATATGCTATTTGATTCTTCAATAATCTTTTTAATAGAAGGTACTTTTCCTTCAAGCTGTGTAAGAGCAAAACCAATTAAGATAGAGAAAAAGATAATTTGCAACATGTTTCCTTCAACCATTGCTTCAAAAGCATTAGTTGGAATGATATCGATTAATGTTTCCATAACCGGTGGTGCTTCTTTAGCTTCTACTTCTGTATCTTCTCCTATAGTTAATCCTTCTACTAGACCCGGTTGTAGGATATTACCTACCGATAATGCAATTACTAGTGCAATAGAAGTAGTAATTAAGAAAAAGATAACTGTCTTGATACCAATTCGTCCTAATTTTTTCGGATCACTTATTCCCGCAGTTCCTAAAATTAGTGAGATAATAACAATAGGTACTACTAATAGCTTAATTAAGCCAATGAAGATTTTACCGAGTGGAGTTAAAATGTAAGTTTCTGCTGCGTCAAACCATTGAGGAATTCCGATATTGAAAACTAACCCGACTAAAATACCTAGACCCATACCAATTAATATTTTTTTTGTTAATGACATAACTTCACCTCTTTAATACTTTGTTGTGTTAAAAACTATAGGGTAATAATACTTATGAAGATGAGGATACCAAAGTCTTCATGCTGCTTTTTTATTTTAATACATGTGAACGATTGTTGTCAATTATCAAAATATTATGATCTAAAAAATAATATTTTGTCGAAATCACGATCCATATTGTTACAATCAACCTACTTTGTTACTTAAATATAATAAACTACTGAATAAATCAACTTCTAGAATGCATATCTATCCATTAAGAAAGTCGTTTTTCATTTGAATCATTGTTAATACTAGTTTCTAAAATAGTTTTTTTAATATAGCAAAACAAACAAAAAAATACGTTGCTTTTTCAAAAGCAACGTAAAAATCAGCCTCAGGTTTTCCACCGTGGTGGGGTATTTTTGTCCCAATATATACTTCCTAAATCGTTGTGTGCTTGGAATGTATCTAGATACGTATGGTAGTGAAAATTGAACCAATATCCCTCCAAAGGTGGGTGATCCCTTCTGACATGAAAACGAACAAGGTCCTTATTTTTCTCATTATCATATATGTTAAATATTTTTTCTCCATAGCCACCAGATGGACTTTCTGTGATGGATAAGTTATGCAATTTATAATCTGGGTATTGTTTAGTTAGATCTAGTATTACTTCTTCTATTTTGGGTAATACAGCTATACGGAATTCATCCTCGATAACAGGACCAATTTTTTGTCCAAATTTCTCAAACGACTTATCTTCAACAGCAGTCATCGTCGTTTCGATAAATTGGTGCCTATTTTCCTCATCTTCTTCAACCTCTAACTGGAATAGGTGCTCATCATCTTCAGCCGTCAGATCAGGGTTAACTAAATCTTGCTTCGATGTGTCATTGGATTTAGAAACTGGGACTGTTAAAGATGGTGGTGGAGATATTAACCCAAATGTACTTATTGTGATTAAGATGACAAGTGTTTTTCTCATCCACAGTGGCATTGTAATTCTTCCTTCCTTTTTAAATAAATCTACTTCTATGTAAATGTTTTCATTCTATTATTCTACATGATGATCATAATATATTAATACGAGTTTAGTAGCATAAATATTTAAATTTTAAGTTCGATGTATTAATAAATATTATAGCACAAATAATATGTGGAGAGGAGGTTTCAAGTATGGAAAATGATATTGTATATTTTGTATTATCCATTATCACATTGGGGTTTTTAACTTATTTAAACATAACTGACTAACTTTGTGATAATACGATAAATACACCCTTCATATACTAAAAATCAACTGCAAGTTCAACTTTAACTTGTTCACTAAAAAATCTTATAGCAGTAAAGAAATAACCGGTAAACAAACTAACATAGAGGCAGCTGATGTTAATAGAGTTTTGGGTCGACTCAAATGTATGACGAGTCGACCCAACTTCGCTTATGATTGTTTATTTTTCTTTCGAGCTGAACTTTTCTGATAGTTTCCAGTTTCAGCTGAAGTAGTCCCTTGCCCCTCTACATCAGGAGAGCTTAAACCGATCGTTGCAGGGTTT includes:
- a CDS encoding dihydrofolate reductase codes for the protein MLSIIVAFDKNRTIGKNNSIPWHLPNDLAHVKRITMGHTVVMGRKTFDSIGRPLPDRKNVVLTRDQNIEIEGVQLIHTIDDIFRIEEQANNEEVFIFGGETLYKQLFQYVDKLYVTFVDATYAGDTYFPFMISDDDWLLKSKTKGLKDEDNKIDYYFLTYERRRSEEVTSA
- a CDS encoding toxin, with amino-acid sequence MKKMTLLLCIFVPFLTIPSSANQYGVLLKNYHPINEMTVVQQLSNYEYIKEMLLLPNEEFDERSVLNIIQSLNRIDSAIMQKLVNNKVYVKLFNGSIINEPFANHLAGVRPRGYVDTDMKWDSVPGMGGNYVVLVKIGHSEKGQGHGSHNLELHELAHSIDAIVFDNIRHSMEFLAAWNTEVSTIFPNQPYFNDYPEEFFAEAFAMYYTSNETRELLAENAPLTAKYIRSLSLMK
- a CDS encoding dicarboxylate/amino acid:cation symporter, which translates into the protein MSLTKKILIGMGLGILVGLVFNIGIPQWFDAAETYILTPLGKIFIGLIKLLVVPIVIISLILGTAGISDPKKLGRIGIKTVIFFLITTSIALVIALSVGNILQPGLVEGLTIGEDTEVEAKEAPPVMETLIDIIPTNAFEAMVEGNMLQIIFFSILIGFALTQLEGKVPSIKKIIEESNSILMFLVDVVMKLAPIGAFALIAVAIGGQGFDAIAAMGKYFFAVLLALFIHLSITYGSVILVLGKMNPITFIKNFLPAIAVAFSTSSSSATLPVSMETAQKNLKIPKSISGFVQPLGATINMDGTAIMQGVATVFIAQLYGVDLSMADLATIVLTATLASIGTAGVPGVGIIMLTMVLTSVGLSLEAIALVLGVDRLLDMTRTAVNITGDAACAKFIAKSEEKHEASNAKTA
- a CDS encoding YpjP family protein, whose protein sequence is MPLWMRKTLVILITISTFGLISPPPSLTVPVSKSNDTSKQDLVNPDLTAEDDEHLFQLEVEEDEENRHQFIETTMTAVEDKSFEKFGQKIGPVIEDEFRIAVLPKIEEVILDLTKQYPDYKLHNLSITESPSGGYGEKIFNIYDNEKNKDLVRFHVRRDHPPLEGYWFNFHYHTYLDTFQAHNDLGSIYWDKNTPPRWKT
- a CDS encoding YuzL family protein, giving the protein MSKKRKKNPATIGLSSPDVEGQGTTSAETGNYQKSSARKKNKQS